One region of Dysidea avara chromosome 1, odDysAvar1.4, whole genome shotgun sequence genomic DNA includes:
- the LOC136255386 gene encoding uncharacterized protein, with product MPNAGTNKLSPSSQLGGPWYSHQPLPVVENATIKILWDFGMTTMSRVVSNRLDIVVFMKEAPEKILLVEVSCPADINVLDKENEKVTKYQWLAGEMSRTYCQPVVVVPVVFGASGIVSKNQKSHLKKIPAYNEVVFATLQKAAILGTVDVLRNVNLCMM from the exons ATGCCCAATGCTGGCACCAACAAGCTATCTCCATCGTCACAACTTGGTGGCCC TTGGTATTCTCATCAGCCACTGCCTGTGGTAGAGAATGCCACAATCAAGATATTGTGGGACTTTGGAATGACCACCATGTCCCGGGTTGTGAGCAATCGCCTAGATATTGTTGTTTTTATGAAGGAGGCTCCGGAGAAGATTTTGCTTGTGGAAGTGTCATGTCCGGCTGACATTAATGTTCTTGACAAAGAGAATGAGAAGGTAACCAAGTACCAGTGGTTAGCAGGGGAGATGTCAAGGACTTATTGTCAGCCGGTAGTGGTTGTTCCAGTTGTTTTTGGAGCCTCTGGAATAGTTTCAAAGAATCAGAAGAGCCATCTGAAGAAGATTCCAGCCTATAATGAAGTAGTTTTTGCCACCTTGCAGAAGGCAGCCATTCTTGGAACAGTTGACGTTCTTAGGAATGTTAATTTGTGTATGATGTAG